One Xiphophorus hellerii strain 12219 chromosome 24, Xiphophorus_hellerii-4.1, whole genome shotgun sequence DNA window includes the following coding sequences:
- the LOC116715517 gene encoding uncharacterized protein LOC116715517 isoform X2 has translation MSDVLKAQSTKSDLEISSKRSIKLTEKGLMSYIKMCQDKRNAKLKQARRIMDDLNVLMESNDKADSVNSLLATFIQCSQDAEASHKTLTSLPLPYDELMKQNEHFQNKMSSYHEFTELVRGWLCEREKPFVQPSADDYDQGKNDVDNAINPEDSASNVRSVKSKSGSQVSRVSSTSSARIKAEAERAALLERAAGLKKKHQLEAQEEKLKQEKEQLELETELAAANAKLRVLEINSQCGSKCSDGMNSYIEKRNSNLALDPCAKVFVPERNMDDFKMASAIAEKPVVRLKQKPPIQSVDKPQSVCDELTVQQISIIDIMQRQNDITAMLVQQNQNSVLPPRNIPVFDGDPLQYGSFIRAFENSVEAKTSNLSDCLHFLEQYTRGQPRDLVHSCQHLPSELGYPRAKSLLSEHFGNEYKIAQAYMDKINNWPAIKNEDIKSLQAFSLFLKGCSNLTEYVTHLKELDLPSNMRSIILKLPYKMRESWRNVACDLQEHRGQRALFIDLVVFIEKQVKVVSDPLFGNIIDLQQLNSKNTHSSFTKQKKRGNSFATNVLAVKNEDPSENKNKSSKGYSCLYCLLSNHTIDKCFKFKDKSHKDKVNFIKEKGMCFGCLKVGHISRECRGRFVCSVCHQQHPSVLHIDKESTEVFSRHLQNPPSTTSTMTQTCGHVRVCDEDNSNLSIVAVQVRSPKTNITVQTYAFLDPGSTGTFCTESLAWKLQLKGKRTSIQLQTMGHKDIVSTNIISGLQVAALDRNDFIDLPDVMTQKLMPVSKQNVPQQEDIDKWPYLQSIKLHDIDADVDLLIGTDAPKVMEPWELINSQEEGPYAVWTRVGWVINGPLRSERNKTGYHAFTVNKISVKHLETMLIEQYNHDFNEKTSQEQIEMSREDIKFMNIMNNSAQLKNGHYCVDLPFKSESSVLPINRCVAEQRLLSLKRKFNMNSTFKKDYIAFMNDMLCNGYAEIVPDDQLMGNEGKVWYIPHHGVYHPRKGKLRVVFDCAATFKGTSLNCQLLQGPDLTNSVVGVLLRFRQEPIAVMADIQAMFHQVHVPEKHRDCLRFLWWPNGDTSQVPQEYRMTVHLFGAVSSPSCANYALRRTAEDNSQQFPAEVVSTIKHNFYVDDCLKSLPTEEEAIKFVQDLTSLCNKGGFKLSKWLSNSPAVLQMVSGNTKAKEMLEMDLELPMERALGLQWCIQSDSFKFKASLPERSRTRRGILSVVSSLYDPLGFLAPFIITAKFLLQELCRRNLGWDDAVHHHFSKQWTDWLDDLKRISKFEV, from the exons ATGTCTGATGTATTGAAAGCACAGTCAACCAAGAGTGATTTGGAGATTTCATCTAAACGAAGTATTAAACTGACTGAGAAAGGCTTGATGTCTTATATAAAAATGTGCCAAGATAAAAGAAATGCTAAATTGAAGCAAGCAAGACGAATAATGGacgatttaaatgttttgatggaGTCAAATGATAAAGCTGACTCAGTGAATTCTCttcttgctacatttattcAATGTTCTCAGGATGCAGAGGCGTCTCATAAAACCTTAACAAGTTTGCCACTCCCCTATGATGAACTCATGAAACAAAACGAACATTTCCAGAATAAAATGAGTTCTTACCACGAGTTTACTGAGCTTGTCAGGGGCTGGTTATGTGAACGGGAGAAGCCCTTTGTGCAGCCCAGTGCAGATGATTACGATCAAGGCAAGAATGATGTTGATAACGCAATTAATCCTGAAGACAGCGCTTCCAATGTGCGCTCTGTAAAGTCTAAGTCAGGCTCTCAGGTGTCCCGTGTCTCCTCTACATCTTCGGCTCGCATTAAAGCGGAGGCCGAGAGAGCGGCGCTGCTGGAGCGCGCTGCAGGActcaaaaagaaacatcagtTGGAAGCGCAGGAGgaaaagctaaaacaagaaaaagagcaaCTAGAACTTGAGACTGAGTTAGCGGCTGCTAACGCGAAACTTCGTGTGttggaaataaattcacagTGTGGCTCAAAATGTTCTGATGGCATGAATTCGTATATTGAAAAGCGCAATTCCAACTTAGCGCTTGATCCTTGTGCCAAAGTATTCGTTCCAGAGAGAAATATGGACGATTTTAAAATGGCTTCTGCCATCGCTGAGAAACCAGTTGTTAGGCTGAAACAAAAGCCACCAATTCAAAGTGTTGATAAGCCACAAAGTGTCTGTGATGAATTAACTGTTCAACAAATCAGTATTATTGACATCATGCAGCGGCAAAATGACATCACTGCCATGTTGGTTCAGCAAAACCAAAACTCTGTCTTGCCACCAAGAAACATCCCTGTTTTCGATGGTGATCCTCTTCAATATGGATCATTTATAAGAGCGTTTGAGAACAGCGTGGAGGCCAAAACGTCTAATTTGAGTGACTGTTTGCACTTTTTAGAACAATACACTAGGGGGCAGCCTAGAGACCTTGTGCATAGTTGCCAGCATTTGCCGTCAGAACTGGGCTATCCTAGAGCTAAAAGTCTTCTTTCTGAACATTTTGGAAACGAATATAAAATTGCGCAGGCCTACATGGACAAAATTAACAACTGGCCAGCTATTAAAAATGAGGACATTAAATCACTGCAagcattttctctgtttcttaaGGGATGCTCAAATTTAACAGAATATGTTACTCATTTGAAAGAATTGGACTTGCCATCAAATATGAGGAGCATAATCCTAAAGCTTCCCTATAAAATGAGAGAGAGCTGGAGAAATGTAGCCTGTGACCTGCAGGAACACAGGGGTCAGAGGGCATTATTCAttgatttggttgtttttattgaaaaacaagttaaagttGTATCTGATCCACTGTTTGGTAACATTATAGATCTTCAACAGCTCAACTCTAAAAACACCCACAGCAGCTTtaccaaacagaagaaaagggGGAATAGTTTTGCTACAAATGTTCTTGCAGTAAAAAATGAAGATCCATCTGAAAATAAGAACAAGTCCTCAAAGGGTTATAGCTGTTTGTATTGTCTCCTAAGTAATCATACAATTGACAAATGCTTTAAGTTTAAAGACAAGTCACATAAAGATAAAGTGAACTTTATTAAGGAAAAGGGAATGTGTTTTGGCTGCTTAAAGGTGGGTCACATAAGCAGAGAATGCAGAGGTCGCTTTGTCTGTTCTGTTTGTCACCAGCAGCATCCCAGTGTCCTGCACATCGACAAGGAGAGTACAGAGGTTTTCTCCAGACATCTACAGAATCCTCCAAGTACCACCTCCACAATGACTCAGACTTGTGGTCATGTCAGGGTCTGTGATGAAGATAACTCAAACCTTTCTATTGTTGCAGTTCAAGTCAGGAGTCCAAAAACGAACATCACTGTGCAGACATATGCATTTTTGGACCCAGGAAGCACAGGAACATTCTGCACTGAAAGTTTGGCCTGGAAGCTGCAACTGAAAGGTAAAAGAACAAGCATCCAACTGCAAACAATGGGACATAAAGATATTGTGAGTACAAACATCATCTCTGGACTTCAAGTGGCAGCACTTGATAGAAATGATTTCATTGACCTTCCAGATGTCATGACACAGAAATTAATGCCTGTTTCAAAGCAAAATGTTCCACAACAGGAGGACATCGACAAGTGGCCATACCTGCAAAGCATCAAGCTCCATGACATAGATGCTGATGTAGATCTGCTCATTGGCACAGACGCACCTAAAGTAATGGAGCCATGGGAGCTGATCAACAGTCAGGAGGAAGGCCCATATGCAGTTTGGACCCGAGTTGGATGGGTCATCAATGGTCCACTCCGGAGTGAAAGGAACAAAACAGGCTATCATGCTTTCACTGTAAACAAGATTTCTGTTAAACATCTGGAAACAATGTTGATTGAACAATACAATCATGATTTCAATGAAAAAACATCCCAAGAGCAAATTGAAATGTCTAGAGAAGACATCAAGTTCATGAATATCATGAATAATTCGGCACAATTAAAAAATGGACACTATTGTGTTGATTTGCCTTTTAAGTCTGAAAGTTCCGTCTTGCCCATTAATCGTTGTGTTGCAGAACAACGTCTTCTGAGCCTGAAAAGAAAGTTTAACATGAACAGCACCTTTAAGAAAGATTACATTGCATTTATGAATGACATGCTATGTAATGGATATGCTGAAATTGTACCTGATGATCAATTAATGGGCAATGAGGGTAAGGTGTGGTACATACCCCACCACGGTGTTTATCACCCCCGAAAAGGCAAATTAAGAGTTGTTTTTGACTGTGCCGCAACATTCAAGGGAACCTCACTGAACTGCCAGCTGCTACAAGGACCTGATCTGACTAACTCAGTTGTGGGAGTTCTTCTGCGTTTCAGACAAGAGCCAATAGCAGTTATGGCAGATATTCAAGCTATGTTCCACCAGGTTCATGTtccagagaaacacagagactgTCTTCGCTTCCTCTGGTGGCCCAATGGTGACACATCGCAAGTTCCACAGGAATATCGGATGACAGTACATCTGTTTGGAGCAGTGTCCTCCCCAAGCTGTGCAAATTATGCATTAAGAAGAACAGCAGAAGATAATTCTCAGCAGTTTCCAGCTGAAGTGGTCAGTACAATCAAGCATAATTTTTATGTGGATGACTGCTTAAAATCTTTGCCTACAGAAGAGGAAgcaataaagtttgttcaagatTTGACATCTCTTTGCAATAAAGGAGGATTTAAGCTCTCAAAGTGGCTCAGTAACAGTCCCGCCGTTCTGCAAATGGTTTCGGGCAACaccaaagcaaaagaaatgttaGAAATGGATTTGGAGCTTCCAATGGAACGTGCACTTGGATTGCAGTGGTGCATTCAAAGTGACTCCTTTAAATTTAAAGCTTCCCTTCCAGAGCGGTCTCGCACAAGAAGAGGAATACTGTCAGTGGTGAGTTCACTGTACGATCCCTTGGGGTTTCTTGCTCCCTTCATCATCACTGCTAAATTTCTTTTACAAGAGCTCTGCAGGAGAAACTTGGGCTGGGATGATGCAGTTCACCATCATTTTTCCAAACAATGGACCGACTGGCTGGATGACCTGAAGAGGATCTCAAAGTTTGAA GTTTGA
- the LOC116715517 gene encoding uncharacterized protein LOC116715517 isoform X1 — protein MSDVLKAQSTKSDLEISSKRSIKLTEKGLMSYIKMCQDKRNAKLKQARRIMDDLNVLMESNDKADSVNSLLATFIQCSQDAEASHKTLTSLPLPYDELMKQNEHFQNKMSSYHEFTELVRGWLCEREKPFVQPSADDYDQGKNDVDNAINPEDSASNVRSVKSKSGSQVSRVSSTSSARIKAEAERAALLERAAGLKKKHQLEAQEEKLKQEKEQLELETELAAANAKLRVLEINSQCGSKCSDGMNSYIEKRNSNLALDPCAKVFVPERNMDDFKMASAIAEKPVVRLKQKPPIQSVDKPQSVCDELTVQQISIIDIMQRQNDITAMLVQQNQNSVLPPRNIPVFDGDPLQYGSFIRAFENSVEAKTSNLSDCLHFLEQYTRGQPRDLVHSCQHLPSELGYPRAKSLLSEHFGNEYKIAQAYMDKINNWPAIKNEDIKSLQAFSLFLKGCSNLTEYVTHLKELDLPSNMRSIILKLPYKMRESWRNVACDLQEHRGQRALFIDLVVFIEKQVKVVSDPLFGNIIDLQQLNSKNTHSSFTKQKKRGNSFATNVLAVKNEDPSENKNKSSKGYSCLYCLLSNHTIDKCFKFKDKSHKDKVNFIKEKGMCFGCLKVGHISRECRGRFVCSVCHQQHPSVLHIDKESTEVFSRHLQNPPSTTSTMTQTCGHVRVCDEDNSNLSIVAVQVRSPKTNITVQTYAFLDPGSTGTFCTESLAWKLQLKGKRTSIQLQTMGHKDIVSTNIISGLQVAALDRNDFIDLPDVMTQKLMPVSKQNVPQQEDIDKWPYLQSIKLHDIDADVDLLIGTDAPKVMEPWELINSQEEGPYAVWTRVGWVINGPLRSERNKTGYHAFTVNKISVKHLETMLIEQYNHDFNEKTSQEQIEMSREDIKFMNIMNNSAQLKNGHYCVDLPFKSESSVLPINRCVAEQRLLSLKRKFNMNSTFKKDYIAFMNDMLCNGYAEIVPDDQLMGNEGKVWYIPHHGVYHPRKGKLRVVFDCAATFKGTSLNCQLLQGPDLTNSVVGVLLRFRQEPIAVMADIQAMFHQVHVPEKHRDCLRFLWWPNGDTSQVPQEYRMTVHLFGAVSSPSCANYALRRTAEDNSQQFPAEVVSTIKHNFYVDDCLKSLPTEEEAIKFVQDLTSLCNKGGFKLSKWLSNSPAVLQMVSGNTKAKEMLEMDLELPMERALGLQWCIQSDSFKFKASLPERSRTRRGILSVVSSLYDPLGFLAPFIITAKFLLQELCRRNLGWDDAVHHHFSKQWTDWLDDLKRISKFEERPELLPSSRQPSLDWSSLQPSLLYDWTNCFIENCIFSVKM, from the exons ATGTCTGATGTATTGAAAGCACAGTCAACCAAGAGTGATTTGGAGATTTCATCTAAACGAAGTATTAAACTGACTGAGAAAGGCTTGATGTCTTATATAAAAATGTGCCAAGATAAAAGAAATGCTAAATTGAAGCAAGCAAGACGAATAATGGacgatttaaatgttttgatggaGTCAAATGATAAAGCTGACTCAGTGAATTCTCttcttgctacatttattcAATGTTCTCAGGATGCAGAGGCGTCTCATAAAACCTTAACAAGTTTGCCACTCCCCTATGATGAACTCATGAAACAAAACGAACATTTCCAGAATAAAATGAGTTCTTACCACGAGTTTACTGAGCTTGTCAGGGGCTGGTTATGTGAACGGGAGAAGCCCTTTGTGCAGCCCAGTGCAGATGATTACGATCAAGGCAAGAATGATGTTGATAACGCAATTAATCCTGAAGACAGCGCTTCCAATGTGCGCTCTGTAAAGTCTAAGTCAGGCTCTCAGGTGTCCCGTGTCTCCTCTACATCTTCGGCTCGCATTAAAGCGGAGGCCGAGAGAGCGGCGCTGCTGGAGCGCGCTGCAGGActcaaaaagaaacatcagtTGGAAGCGCAGGAGgaaaagctaaaacaagaaaaagagcaaCTAGAACTTGAGACTGAGTTAGCGGCTGCTAACGCGAAACTTCGTGTGttggaaataaattcacagTGTGGCTCAAAATGTTCTGATGGCATGAATTCGTATATTGAAAAGCGCAATTCCAACTTAGCGCTTGATCCTTGTGCCAAAGTATTCGTTCCAGAGAGAAATATGGACGATTTTAAAATGGCTTCTGCCATCGCTGAGAAACCAGTTGTTAGGCTGAAACAAAAGCCACCAATTCAAAGTGTTGATAAGCCACAAAGTGTCTGTGATGAATTAACTGTTCAACAAATCAGTATTATTGACATCATGCAGCGGCAAAATGACATCACTGCCATGTTGGTTCAGCAAAACCAAAACTCTGTCTTGCCACCAAGAAACATCCCTGTTTTCGATGGTGATCCTCTTCAATATGGATCATTTATAAGAGCGTTTGAGAACAGCGTGGAGGCCAAAACGTCTAATTTGAGTGACTGTTTGCACTTTTTAGAACAATACACTAGGGGGCAGCCTAGAGACCTTGTGCATAGTTGCCAGCATTTGCCGTCAGAACTGGGCTATCCTAGAGCTAAAAGTCTTCTTTCTGAACATTTTGGAAACGAATATAAAATTGCGCAGGCCTACATGGACAAAATTAACAACTGGCCAGCTATTAAAAATGAGGACATTAAATCACTGCAagcattttctctgtttcttaaGGGATGCTCAAATTTAACAGAATATGTTACTCATTTGAAAGAATTGGACTTGCCATCAAATATGAGGAGCATAATCCTAAAGCTTCCCTATAAAATGAGAGAGAGCTGGAGAAATGTAGCCTGTGACCTGCAGGAACACAGGGGTCAGAGGGCATTATTCAttgatttggttgtttttattgaaaaacaagttaaagttGTATCTGATCCACTGTTTGGTAACATTATAGATCTTCAACAGCTCAACTCTAAAAACACCCACAGCAGCTTtaccaaacagaagaaaagggGGAATAGTTTTGCTACAAATGTTCTTGCAGTAAAAAATGAAGATCCATCTGAAAATAAGAACAAGTCCTCAAAGGGTTATAGCTGTTTGTATTGTCTCCTAAGTAATCATACAATTGACAAATGCTTTAAGTTTAAAGACAAGTCACATAAAGATAAAGTGAACTTTATTAAGGAAAAGGGAATGTGTTTTGGCTGCTTAAAGGTGGGTCACATAAGCAGAGAATGCAGAGGTCGCTTTGTCTGTTCTGTTTGTCACCAGCAGCATCCCAGTGTCCTGCACATCGACAAGGAGAGTACAGAGGTTTTCTCCAGACATCTACAGAATCCTCCAAGTACCACCTCCACAATGACTCAGACTTGTGGTCATGTCAGGGTCTGTGATGAAGATAACTCAAACCTTTCTATTGTTGCAGTTCAAGTCAGGAGTCCAAAAACGAACATCACTGTGCAGACATATGCATTTTTGGACCCAGGAAGCACAGGAACATTCTGCACTGAAAGTTTGGCCTGGAAGCTGCAACTGAAAGGTAAAAGAACAAGCATCCAACTGCAAACAATGGGACATAAAGATATTGTGAGTACAAACATCATCTCTGGACTTCAAGTGGCAGCACTTGATAGAAATGATTTCATTGACCTTCCAGATGTCATGACACAGAAATTAATGCCTGTTTCAAAGCAAAATGTTCCACAACAGGAGGACATCGACAAGTGGCCATACCTGCAAAGCATCAAGCTCCATGACATAGATGCTGATGTAGATCTGCTCATTGGCACAGACGCACCTAAAGTAATGGAGCCATGGGAGCTGATCAACAGTCAGGAGGAAGGCCCATATGCAGTTTGGACCCGAGTTGGATGGGTCATCAATGGTCCACTCCGGAGTGAAAGGAACAAAACAGGCTATCATGCTTTCACTGTAAACAAGATTTCTGTTAAACATCTGGAAACAATGTTGATTGAACAATACAATCATGATTTCAATGAAAAAACATCCCAAGAGCAAATTGAAATGTCTAGAGAAGACATCAAGTTCATGAATATCATGAATAATTCGGCACAATTAAAAAATGGACACTATTGTGTTGATTTGCCTTTTAAGTCTGAAAGTTCCGTCTTGCCCATTAATCGTTGTGTTGCAGAACAACGTCTTCTGAGCCTGAAAAGAAAGTTTAACATGAACAGCACCTTTAAGAAAGATTACATTGCATTTATGAATGACATGCTATGTAATGGATATGCTGAAATTGTACCTGATGATCAATTAATGGGCAATGAGGGTAAGGTGTGGTACATACCCCACCACGGTGTTTATCACCCCCGAAAAGGCAAATTAAGAGTTGTTTTTGACTGTGCCGCAACATTCAAGGGAACCTCACTGAACTGCCAGCTGCTACAAGGACCTGATCTGACTAACTCAGTTGTGGGAGTTCTTCTGCGTTTCAGACAAGAGCCAATAGCAGTTATGGCAGATATTCAAGCTATGTTCCACCAGGTTCATGTtccagagaaacacagagactgTCTTCGCTTCCTCTGGTGGCCCAATGGTGACACATCGCAAGTTCCACAGGAATATCGGATGACAGTACATCTGTTTGGAGCAGTGTCCTCCCCAAGCTGTGCAAATTATGCATTAAGAAGAACAGCAGAAGATAATTCTCAGCAGTTTCCAGCTGAAGTGGTCAGTACAATCAAGCATAATTTTTATGTGGATGACTGCTTAAAATCTTTGCCTACAGAAGAGGAAgcaataaagtttgttcaagatTTGACATCTCTTTGCAATAAAGGAGGATTTAAGCTCTCAAAGTGGCTCAGTAACAGTCCCGCCGTTCTGCAAATGGTTTCGGGCAACaccaaagcaaaagaaatgttaGAAATGGATTTGGAGCTTCCAATGGAACGTGCACTTGGATTGCAGTGGTGCATTCAAAGTGACTCCTTTAAATTTAAAGCTTCCCTTCCAGAGCGGTCTCGCACAAGAAGAGGAATACTGTCAGTGGTGAGTTCACTGTACGATCCCTTGGGGTTTCTTGCTCCCTTCATCATCACTGCTAAATTTCTTTTACAAGAGCTCTGCAGGAGAAACTTGGGCTGGGATGATGCAGTTCACCATCATTTTTCCAAACAATGGACCGACTGGCTGGATGACCTGAAGAGGATCTCAAAGTTTGAA GAAAGGCCAGAGTTGCTCCCCTCAAGCAGACAACCATCCCTCGACTGGAGCTCACTGCAGCCGTCCTTGCTGTACGACTGGACCAACTGCTTCATAGAGAACTGCATCTTCTCTGTGAAGATGTAA